From Moraxella sp. K1664, one genomic window encodes:
- a CDS encoding DUF5565 family protein: MERSLFKRDYEGTRQVYDDVAAGAEWVVQGEGVATVKIDGTSTLVQDGKLYKRYDAKKGKTPPDGFIPAQEPDSVTGHWPGWVAVQSDNPADRWHNEAFADFDGADGTYEPIGPKVQGNPHNRPKHELVKHGDWRFDDEPPRDFDGLKAWFETHVVEGVVWHRGNGDMVKIKRRDFGLKWPVKA; encoded by the coding sequence TTGGAAAGAAGTCTATTTAAAAGAGATTATGAAGGCACTCGCCAAGTCTATGATGACGTGGCGGCAGGAGCCGAATGGGTTGTGCAAGGCGAAGGCGTGGCAACGGTCAAAATAGACGGCACGTCCACGCTCGTCCAAGACGGCAAACTCTACAAACGCTATGATGCCAAAAAAGGCAAAACCCCGCCAGACGGCTTTATCCCCGCCCAAGAGCCTGACAGCGTTACAGGGCATTGGCCAGGCTGGGTAGCGGTGCAAAGCGACAACCCTGCTGACCGTTGGCATAATGAAGCCTTTGCCGATTTTGACGGAGCGGACGGCACTTATGAGCCTATCGGTCCAAAAGTGCAAGGCAATCCACACAACCGCCCCAAGCATGAGCTTGTCAAACATGGCGATTGGCGATTTGATGACGAACCGCCAAGAGATTTTGACGGCTTAAAAGCATGGTTTGAAACCCATGTGGTCGAAGGTGTGGTGTGGCATAGGGGTAATGGCGACATGGTTAAAATCAAACGCCGTGATTTTGGACTTAAATGGCCTGTTAAGGCGTGA